The sequence TTGAATTTTAGTCATTTGTCATTTTTTGTTGTTTGTTGGTTGTTGGTTGGAACAAGTACTAACCACTAACCACTAACCATTCTCTGATTTAATCAGATTCAACGTTTCTAGTTCTTGACGGCCATAGTTAGCTAGCCAATTCCACACCAACACTGTTAATAATCCTTCACTAATTGCTAAAGGAACTTGTGTAATGGCAAAGATCCCCGCAAATTTAGCAAAGGATGCCACAATCCCACCTGTAGTTGCAGGAAATGCCAAAGCTAATTGTACAGAAGTCACAAGATAAGTCATTAAATTTGCGATCGCTGCGGCTAGAAAAATTGCTAATCTTTGCTTGCCAGTTGGCATGACTAAGCGATATATCCAAAAGGCAACAAAAGGCCCGACTATCGCCATTGAAAATGCATTGGCTCCCAGTGTAGTTAAACCGCCGTGGGCTAGCAGCAGTGCTTGAAATAGCAGCACTAGACTACCCAGCA is a genomic window of Fischerella sp. PCC 9605 containing:
- a CDS encoding energy-coupling factor ABC transporter permease — protein: MIITSKRGSLILIGILSFYQIVSAAAPAYAMHIMEGFLPVGWAVFWWIVALPFFVLGLRSLTRITQAKPELKLLLALAGAFTFVLSALKMPSVTGSCSHPTGTGLGAVLFGPLAMSVLGSLVLLFQALLLAHGGLTTLGANAFSMAIVGPFVAFWIYRLVMPTGKQRLAIFLAAAIANLMTYLVTSVQLALAFPATTGGIVASFAKFAGIFAITQVPLAISEGLLTVLVWNWLANYGRQELETLNLIKSENG